GTCAATATTCAAATAGTGTGAAAAAGCCATCATCTGCCTCCTGACCGGAGCGCCATTCGCTGCTGAGCTGTGACAATCGTCTCGTCAAGCAGCGTGCCTCCAAGATAAACCGGGATGGTGATATCGCCTCCGCCGCCGACACCTGCAAGAGCAGTAACGATAGCCGAGGTCTGTCCGGCCACTGCATCCTGAATCATGCCGCGCAGGGAGTCAACACCGACAATAGCCTCCGCACCGGCTTCTCCTGCGCCAAGGAGCGTATTCCCGCTCATGCCGAAGATGGTCGGTGAATCGAGGATCATGCCGTTTCCCATCGCCTTCTTGTACCATTCCACAGAAAAATGCGGGATAGACGGCGGGTTTAGAGAGAAGCTCCCGGAGATGGAGAAGTGCGGCAGTTTGATCTTTGGCAGCTCCCAGTGGAAGTTGAATACGTTCTTCAGCTTGTTCACGATGCCGGAAATAAAGTTCCAGATCCCGTTGAACACATTAGAGACGGTATTCTTGATGCCGTTTAGGACATTCGATATCGTATTTTTTATGGCGTTGAAGGCTGTGGTGATGCCGTTTTTCACGGTATTTACCACAGTCATGATGGTGGTCTTTATCCCGTTCCAGACCGTAGATACCACAGTTTTTATGGCATTCATCACAGTAGTGACCGCTGTCTTTATGGCATTCCAAGCCGTGGTGATGAAGGTCTGGATTGCCGTGACGACTGTTGTGACCACGGTTTTTATTGCGTTCCATACCGTCGTGACCACTGCCTTTATCACATTCAGGACGGTCTCGATGATCGTCTTGTAGATATTGAAGTAGGTGGTGACGATAGTTTTTATCACATTGAACACGGTCTCAAAAACAGTCTTTATGGCGTTCCAGATCGTTTCAAAGAAAGTCTTTATGGCATTAAAAACCGTCTGCACCGTGGTCGTGATCGCCATCCATGCATTTGTGAGGAAGGTGCTGATGCCGTTCACCGCAGCTTCGAAGATTCCCTTGATGGTCTCCCAGACAGTGGAGAAGAAGCTCTTGATCGCCTCCCATGCCGTAACGACTGCCTGCTTGATGTTTTCCCACAGGTCGATCCAGAACTGCCTAAAGCCCTCGTTCGTGTTCCAAAGATAGATGAAGGCAGCCACCAGCGCCGCAATCGCAGCGATGATTAGGACGATAGGATTGGCCAGCATGGTCGCGTTCAGGGCTGCCATCGCGCCTTTTACCACACCGATTGCAGCAGAAACCTGCGGTATGATCGTCATAATCGTGCCGACCGCCGAGATGATCTTTCCGACCACCACCAGAATCGGGCCGATAGCCGCAGCCACAAGGGCGATCTTTACAATCGTCTGCTGAACCGGAGCCGGAATCTTGCTCCACATTTCAGCAAATGCCTTCAGGGCTGCGGAGATGTCCTTTAAGACCGGAGCCAGAACGGTAGCGAGGGTGTTTCCGATTTCCGCGCCGGTTTCCTTCAGGGAGTTCATCGTCATCTTGAACTGGTCAATCGGGTCGAGGGTCTCGTTGAAGGTGTTCTCGACACTTCCCTCAAAGTCACCGAGGGAACCGGCAAGGTCATCAAGACTCAGTTTCCCGGTCTGGACGGCATTGTAAATCGACGCACCTGCCTTGCTTCCGAAAAGGTCATAG
This sequence is a window from Dehalococcoides mccartyi 195. Protein-coding genes within it:
- a CDS encoding phage tail tape measure protein, whose protein sequence is MADRIKGITVEIGGDTTGLSKALSDVNKEIKNTQSQLKDVNKLLKLDPTNTTLLEQKQKLLKQAVSETKDKLTQLKSVQDQMDAGLKNGTVTQQQYDAWQREIIETENELRNLEQQCRETDSHISATLKQTGSKLQEVGGKISSVGTGLTTHVTAPIMAIGAASLAAFNEVDAGLDIVAQKTGATGKALEDMNQIVKDLATEIPTDFETAGAAVGEVNTRFGLTGQALDDLSAKFIKFAQLNDTDVSTSIDNVSSVMNAFGMDASEADSLLDALNATGQATGIDMDTLAGALSSNAIQLKEMGLTAQQAAGFMGMVEMSGLDTSSAMMGLKTAMKNATKDGKTLDQALADFSQTMKGNGSETEKLQAAYDLFGSKAGASIYNAVQTGKLSLDDLAGSLGDFEGSVENTFNETLDPIDQFKMTMNSLKETGAEIGNTLATVLAPVLKDISAALKAFAEMWSKIPAPVQQTIVKIALVAAAIGPILVVVGKIISAVGTIMTIIPQVSAAIGVVKGAMAALNATMLANPIVLIIAAIAALVAAFIYLWNTNEGFRQFWIDLWENIKQAVVTAWEAIKSFFSTVWETIKGIFEAAVNGISTFLTNAWMAITTTVQTVFNAIKTFFETIWNAIKTVFETVFNVIKTIVTTYFNIYKTIIETVLNVIKAVVTTVWNAIKTVVTTVVTAIQTFITTAWNAIKTAVTTVMNAIKTVVSTVWNGIKTTIMTVVNTVKNGITTAFNAIKNTISNVLNGIKNTVSNVFNGIWNFISGIVNKLKNVFNFHWELPKIKLPHFSISGSFSLNPPSIPHFSVEWYKKAMGNGMILDSPTIFGMSGNTLLGAGEAGAEAIVGVDSLRGMIQDAVAGQTSAIVTALAGVGGGGDITIPVYLGGTLLDETIVTAQQRMALRSGGR